One stretch of Novosphingobium pentaromativorans US6-1 DNA includes these proteins:
- a CDS encoding cytochrome P450, which produces MSNAIADAVKSDDALYDELYDVRSEAVELGNLVEVDPFGLIEAARERGPVQEGYLREVLGVPFWHRHRSVIETEKGRRKGFTVLSFAEAEAAFRDNARLSNRIYHMNPTDDRMLGILEMDNPEHFAHRKAAQSLFIKPRAVGMWRDRWINDIVNAIAENLGTKSRAELNMELCARVPVHTISAAVGLRGDDALIFRKALIASMGTRKGPQAQMEAMATVSRMSMEQIEIRRKTPGDDIISWLIAAEVDIPDEGKRQLSDAEIVTFCRLLLLAGGGTSWRQMGILLFALLDDRERWEAVRSDRKLLEPAVQESMRWNPNNPVFSRLAIADTEIGGVAIPEGSVVDICLAAANRDPLRWDNPGEFDIHRPAKPHIGFGLGAHMCLGRNVAESEMVVAVNALMDHFPDMRIDPDMPAPFITGGIEQRGISALHVVLK; this is translated from the coding sequence GTGTCTAATGCCATCGCGGACGCTGTGAAGTCGGACGATGCTCTGTATGACGAACTCTATGATGTTCGCAGCGAAGCCGTCGAACTTGGCAATCTTGTCGAGGTCGATCCGTTCGGTCTGATCGAAGCCGCGCGAGAGCGCGGCCCGGTTCAGGAAGGATATCTGCGCGAAGTGCTGGGCGTGCCGTTCTGGCATCGCCATCGCTCGGTAATCGAAACTGAGAAGGGCCGCCGTAAAGGGTTCACGGTTCTGTCCTTTGCCGAAGCGGAAGCCGCTTTCCGCGATAACGCACGCCTTTCCAACCGCATCTACCATATGAATCCGACGGATGACCGGATGCTGGGTATTCTGGAAATGGATAATCCCGAGCATTTCGCCCATCGCAAGGCGGCGCAATCGCTGTTCATCAAGCCGCGCGCGGTAGGCATGTGGCGCGATCGGTGGATCAATGACATCGTCAATGCCATCGCTGAAAACCTGGGCACGAAGAGCCGTGCCGAGCTTAATATGGAGTTGTGTGCACGTGTACCGGTGCACACCATCTCGGCCGCAGTCGGCCTGCGCGGCGATGATGCGCTGATCTTCCGCAAGGCCCTTATCGCCTCGATGGGAACCCGCAAGGGGCCACAGGCTCAGATGGAAGCCATGGCGACTGTCTCACGCATGTCGATGGAGCAGATCGAAATCCGCCGCAAGACGCCGGGCGATGACATCATTTCCTGGCTGATCGCCGCCGAGGTGGATATTCCCGACGAGGGCAAGCGCCAGCTTTCCGATGCGGAGATCGTTACCTTCTGCCGCCTGCTTTTGCTGGCTGGCGGCGGAACGAGCTGGCGGCAAATGGGGATCCTGCTATTTGCACTGCTTGACGACCGGGAGCGCTGGGAAGCGGTCAGGAGCGATCGGAAGCTTCTTGAGCCCGCCGTGCAGGAATCGATGCGCTGGAACCCGAACAATCCGGTGTTCAGCCGTCTGGCCATTGCCGATACCGAGATCGGCGGCGTAGCGATTCCCGAAGGCAGCGTCGTCGATATCTGTCTTGCGGCGGCGAACCGTGATCCGCTGCGCTGGGACAACCCGGGTGAGTTCGACATTCATCGTCCCGCCAAACCCCATATCGGGTTCGGGCTCGGCGCGCATATGTGCCTTGGTCGCAATGTCGCGGAAAGCGAGATGGTCGTCGCGGTCAACGCGCTGATGGATCACTTCCCCGATATGCGGATAGATCCGGATATGCCTGCCCCCTTCATCACGGGCGGCATCGAGCAGCGCGGCATATCGGCGCTGCATGTCGTCTTGAAATGA
- a CDS encoding cupin domain-containing protein yields MSLAGCRRPAKGWARTKFMKMRKQTMATNTVDRAGDAHGGNGEAQAGKFEIFRFQDAVDSRDNPSSLLIEPLPERLLPLQNQVKESGLNDAAEIKYLVKLPGFSVTHVWFKHDYPLPLHSHNADCLYYIVAGTIRLGSQTLGPRDSFFVPCDVPYQFRPGAEGVELLEIRHVTEVNLRHFSKSETFWQKALETVLANRDSWRDAKKPPLNC; encoded by the coding sequence ATGTCACTGGCGGGATGCCGCCGGCCTGCAAAAGGTTGGGCGCGAACAAAGTTTATGAAAATGAGGAAGCAGACTATGGCAACCAATACTGTCGACCGGGCCGGCGATGCGCACGGGGGCAACGGCGAGGCGCAGGCCGGGAAGTTCGAGATCTTTCGTTTCCAGGATGCGGTCGATTCCCGCGACAATCCCAGCTCGCTGTTGATTGAACCTTTGCCCGAAAGGCTCTTGCCGCTTCAGAACCAGGTCAAGGAATCCGGGCTCAACGACGCGGCTGAAATCAAGTATCTGGTAAAGCTGCCCGGCTTCTCCGTGACCCACGTTTGGTTCAAGCACGACTATCCGTTGCCGCTGCATAGCCACAATGCCGATTGTTTATATTACATCGTCGCAGGTACAATACGCCTGGGCTCTCAAACGCTAGGTCCGCGTGACAGCTTTTTCGTTCCTTGCGACGTGCCCTATCAGTTCCGCCCCGGAGCGGAAGGCGTGGAACTGCTGGAGATTCGGCACGTGACCGAAGTGAATCTGCGGCATTTCTCCAAGTCCGAGACGTTTTGGCAGAAGGCCCTCGAAACCGTGCTGGCCAATCGCGATTCCTGGCGTGATGCGAAGAAACCGCCGCTGAACTGTTGA
- a CDS encoding VOC family protein — MSIRVGTNDIGKARAFYNATLPILGGSESLMPDTAPIGLYKLSNGQMFLVGPAADGEPATAANGGTILLIASDEAAVDAWYAAGMENGGIDEGKPGPRPQVQGRYGAYMRDPDGNKFGCYVGNLFG, encoded by the coding sequence ATGAGCATAAGGGTTGGAACGAACGATATCGGCAAGGCCCGCGCGTTCTACAACGCGACTCTGCCCATTCTCGGCGGCAGCGAATCGCTCATGCCCGACACCGCGCCGATCGGCTTGTACAAGCTTTCGAATGGCCAGATGTTTCTGGTCGGGCCCGCAGCCGATGGGGAGCCTGCCACAGCGGCCAATGGCGGCACGATCCTGCTGATCGCCTCAGATGAGGCAGCGGTCGATGCCTGGTACGCGGCGGGCATGGAAAACGGCGGGATCGACGAAGGCAAGCCCGGCCCCCGCCCTCAGGTTCAGGGGCGTTATGGCGCTTACATGCGCGATCCTGATGGCAACAAGTTCGGCTGCTACGTGGGCAACCTGTTCGGCTGA
- a CDS encoding CaiB/BaiF CoA transferase family protein, whose translation MPSTGIFSGVRIVELAQYVFVPGASVLLADQGAEVIKIETPGVGDPYRTLKVGDGREVGTTNLAMEQNNRGKKSLGLDLKSEEGREALLKLIETADIFITSLRPKAIKGLRLDVEDLRARNPKLIYARGNGVGFRGAEANKPGFDASAFWARGGMADAFTVPGNPITRPRPAFGDHSGAISLAFAMAGALFKRAMTGEPSVVETSLLQTAAWMLSSDLTYSQVEGYKVHGASAPFPLMSAYTTKDGVRIQLMLLDPRPHWPTLCRMLKLDELIDDPRFADNTVRMANAHELIAILSGKIGEHNWEGHWKDLFEAWDAPWELIRSVFDMAVDPQVIENEMIFDTEVQGNALRLVSGPATFDGHAAPVNFKPAPDMGEHTEALLSEVGYSSEQLADLRARKIAQ comes from the coding sequence ATGCCTTCCACGGGCATTTTTTCAGGCGTTCGTATTGTCGAATTGGCACAGTATGTGTTTGTGCCGGGGGCCAGCGTTCTGCTGGCCGATCAGGGCGCCGAGGTCATCAAGATCGAAACGCCTGGAGTTGGCGACCCATATCGCACCCTCAAAGTCGGTGACGGTCGCGAGGTGGGTACGACCAACCTTGCGATGGAGCAGAACAATCGCGGCAAGAAGAGCCTTGGGCTAGATCTCAAGTCCGAGGAGGGGCGTGAGGCCCTGCTCAAGCTAATTGAGACAGCTGATATCTTCATTACCAGCCTGCGCCCCAAGGCGATCAAGGGGCTGCGTCTCGACGTCGAGGACTTGCGCGCTCGCAATCCCAAGCTGATCTATGCCCGCGGCAACGGCGTAGGCTTTCGCGGCGCCGAAGCGAACAAGCCGGGCTTCGATGCTTCGGCTTTCTGGGCACGGGGCGGCATGGCCGATGCCTTCACCGTTCCCGGCAACCCGATTACCCGCCCGCGCCCGGCGTTCGGCGATCACTCCGGTGCGATATCGCTGGCTTTTGCGATGGCTGGCGCGCTGTTCAAGCGGGCGATGACCGGCGAGCCGTCGGTCGTGGAAACGTCGCTTTTGCAGACGGCTGCGTGGATGCTGTCGTCCGATCTCACTTATTCGCAGGTGGAAGGCTACAAGGTACACGGCGCCAGCGCTCCTTTCCCGCTGATGAGCGCTTACACGACCAAGGACGGCGTCAGGATTCAGCTGATGCTGCTGGATCCGCGGCCGCACTGGCCGACCCTGTGCCGGATGCTGAAGCTTGACGAACTGATCGACGACCCTCGGTTTGCGGACAATACAGTGAGGATGGCGAATGCTCACGAGCTGATTGCGATCCTGTCGGGCAAGATTGGCGAGCATAATTGGGAAGGGCACTGGAAGGACCTTTTCGAGGCTTGGGATGCCCCCTGGGAACTCATCCGTTCGGTGTTCGATATGGCTGTCGACCCACAGGTTATTGAAAATGAGATGATTTTCGACACCGAGGTCCAAGGCAACGCGCTGCGCCTTGTCTCCGGTCCGGCAACCTTCGACGGGCACGCCGCCCCGGTCAATTTCAAGCCGGCTCCGGACATGGGTGAGCACACCGAGGCACTGCTGAGCGAGGTTGGTTATTCGAGCGAGCAACTGGCTGATCTGCGCGCCCGCAAGATCGCTCAGTAA
- a CDS encoding aromatic ring-hydroxylating oxygenase subunit alpha — protein sequence MLSITETDPRYVPFAIEEPEKIPAARYFDEEFYQAELEHLWPRVWQMACRLEQISEVGDWVEYSNVGKSVIVVRTKDGIKAFQNHCRHRGVPIAGGKGNEHGNCAKTGFICPFHGWRWNMDGECTFVYGRHLFSDDLLDKADLALREVRVELWAGCVFINYDKAAKSLRDCLGPMADNFEGRGIDDMRVEWWYATVLPANWKIAMEAFMESYHVMKTHPQLQRAWPAFWNAMFGNETGGIGLPTNPHLGPRENIAMMVSNFEALSDGMGGLLHSKEIEIARSLLDIPLPESNDEAIPYWMERFRAAITETLRESGEANIPDYNEIELTHPINKLEFIFPHYFLLSPYSSCSSYRIRPLGPESCMFEIWSLTHYAEGEEPAPPMEPIVLPYDSQDFPMIPRQDYANIPIQQKGLHSGLEFMRLSKDVEGLISNYQRAIDGFLAGRSQEELATAITRVTGSFDKEIADLGF from the coding sequence TTGCTAAGCATCACCGAAACCGATCCGCGGTACGTGCCGTTCGCGATCGAGGAACCCGAAAAGATTCCAGCAGCCCGCTACTTCGACGAGGAGTTTTACCAGGCGGAACTCGAACACCTGTGGCCTCGCGTCTGGCAAATGGCCTGCCGCCTGGAGCAAATCTCCGAAGTCGGTGATTGGGTCGAGTATTCGAATGTCGGAAAATCCGTAATCGTCGTCAGGACGAAAGACGGTATCAAGGCATTCCAGAACCACTGTCGCCATCGCGGCGTGCCGATTGCCGGGGGCAAGGGTAACGAGCACGGCAACTGCGCGAAGACGGGCTTTATCTGCCCGTTCCACGGTTGGCGCTGGAACATGGATGGTGAATGCACCTTCGTCTACGGCAGGCATCTGTTCAGCGACGATCTGCTGGACAAGGCCGACCTTGCCCTTCGCGAAGTGCGCGTCGAGCTGTGGGCCGGCTGCGTCTTCATCAATTACGACAAGGCCGCGAAAAGCCTGCGCGACTGCCTTGGTCCCATGGCTGACAATTTCGAAGGGCGCGGCATCGACGACATGCGGGTGGAGTGGTGGTACGCGACCGTCCTGCCGGCAAACTGGAAGATCGCAATGGAGGCTTTCATGGAAAGCTACCATGTGATGAAGACCCATCCGCAGTTGCAGCGCGCGTGGCCGGCGTTCTGGAATGCCATGTTCGGCAACGAAACAGGCGGGATCGGCTTGCCTACCAATCCTCATCTTGGCCCGCGCGAAAACATCGCGATGATGGTCAGTAACTTCGAGGCGTTGAGCGATGGCATGGGCGGCCTTCTTCACTCAAAGGAAATCGAGATCGCGCGCAGCCTGCTCGATATCCCCCTTCCCGAAAGTAACGACGAGGCCATTCCTTACTGGATGGAGCGTTTTCGCGCCGCAATTACGGAAACTTTGCGGGAATCCGGTGAGGCGAATATTCCTGACTACAACGAGATCGAGCTGACCCATCCCATAAACAAGCTCGAGTTCATTTTCCCGCACTACTTCCTGTTGAGCCCCTACTCCAGCTGCTCCTCCTATCGCATCCGCCCCCTTGGGCCGGAAAGCTGCATGTTCGAGATCTGGTCGCTTACGCATTACGCCGAGGGAGAGGAGCCTGCGCCCCCGATGGAACCGATCGTCCTGCCCTATGACAGCCAGGACTTCCCCATGATCCCGCGACAGGACTATGCGAACATTCCGATCCAGCAGAAGGGGCTGCATTCCGGATTGGAGTTCATGCGCCTGTCGAAGGATGTCGAGGGCCTCATCAGCAATTACCAGCGCGCGATAGACGGGTTCCTGGCGGGCCGCTCCCAGGAAGAGCTCGCGACCGCGATCACCCGCGTCACAGGCTCGTTCGACAAGGAAATCGCCGATCTGGGCTTCTGA
- a CDS encoding rubredoxin: MSGSTQSIETHDENQQWVCMYCGYIYDPAEGDPAGGIPPGTAFEDLPDDWCCPNCSTEKDTFEPAS; the protein is encoded by the coding sequence ATGTCAGGATCAACGCAAAGCATCGAGACGCACGACGAGAACCAGCAGTGGGTCTGCATGTACTGCGGGTACATCTACGACCCCGCCGAAGGCGATCCGGCCGGCGGGATACCTCCCGGCACTGCATTCGAAGACCTGCCGGACGACTGGTGTTGTCCCAACTGCAGCACCGAAAAGGATACCTTCGAGCCCGCCTCATAA
- a CDS encoding cytochrome P450, which translates to MQDTSTIAINDQNRGGLFSPDDEAEAMGWDRSEPYPRFLALLEEGKPVREGGLDQLMGLPPQLRQEELRGRKHYTFLSFDAVNKAFMDSERFTNHVYDYLSKPALGDTLLNMDGARHRRVRNVAKPFFKPSFAETWWNDKWIVQAVDELFDRITLKDHADLNMELCAPLPMSVISAGFGIPQEEFLNFRIALTDIMTSGHNDPAKAEAGGRVVQAVLGRAFEERRGDPRDDLITKLVHADFEDDDGTVRKLTDDEVMRYCNLIVFAGGGTTWRQLGITIKALMDNPDQMEALRADRSLLRQTIQESARWYPTDPHFLRWIAQDTEIEGVTIEAGSIAWLCVSTANRDRTQWDDPDRFDIHRPVKRNFAFGAGNHACLGQHLSRQEMEVALNAVLDRLPGLRWDPEKPSSTITGGTLMQRGPDALHVRFTPGH; encoded by the coding sequence ATGCAAGACACATCGACAATCGCCATCAACGACCAAAACCGTGGGGGCCTGTTCAGTCCTGACGATGAAGCAGAGGCCATGGGCTGGGATCGGTCGGAACCCTACCCTCGGTTTCTTGCCCTGCTCGAGGAAGGAAAGCCGGTTCGAGAAGGTGGCCTCGACCAGCTGATGGGGCTGCCGCCCCAGCTCCGGCAGGAAGAACTACGCGGCCGCAAGCACTATACCTTCCTGTCGTTCGATGCCGTCAACAAGGCTTTCATGGACAGCGAGCGGTTCACGAACCACGTCTATGACTACCTCTCGAAGCCGGCGCTTGGTGATACCCTGCTCAACATGGACGGCGCCCGGCACCGGCGTGTGCGCAATGTCGCAAAGCCCTTCTTCAAGCCATCCTTCGCCGAGACGTGGTGGAACGACAAGTGGATCGTCCAGGCAGTCGACGAACTGTTCGACCGGATCACGCTCAAGGATCACGCGGATCTCAACATGGAGCTTTGCGCTCCTCTGCCGATGAGTGTCATCTCGGCCGGTTTCGGCATTCCCCAGGAGGAATTCCTCAACTTTCGCATCGCGCTGACCGATATCATGACCAGCGGCCACAACGACCCCGCGAAAGCGGAAGCGGGCGGCCGGGTGGTCCAGGCGGTGCTGGGACGGGCCTTCGAAGAGCGGCGCGGCGACCCGCGCGACGATCTCATCACCAAGCTGGTTCACGCCGACTTCGAGGATGACGACGGCACCGTGCGCAAGCTCACCGACGATGAAGTGATGCGCTATTGCAACCTGATCGTCTTTGCCGGCGGCGGAACCACCTGGCGTCAGCTCGGGATCACGATCAAGGCGCTGATGGACAACCCGGACCAGATGGAAGCGTTGCGCGCGGATCGCTCGCTGCTGCGCCAGACAATCCAGGAATCCGCCCGCTGGTACCCCACCGATCCGCATTTCCTGCGCTGGATCGCACAAGACACTGAAATCGAGGGGGTGACGATCGAGGCTGGCTCGATCGCGTGGCTCTGCGTCTCCACGGCAAACCGAGACCGCACGCAATGGGACGACCCCGACCGCTTCGACATCCATCGTCCCGTCAAGCGCAACTTCGCGTTCGGAGCGGGAAATCACGCTTGCCTTGGCCAGCATCTGTCGCGCCAGGAAATGGAAGTCGCTCTCAACGCCGTACTCGATCGTCTTCCGGGCCTGCGCTGGGATCCCGAAAAGCCATCCTCGACCATTACGGGCGGCACCCTGATGCAACGCGGTCCCGACGCGCTGCATGTGCGCTTCACGCCCGGTCACTGA
- a CDS encoding amidohydrolase family protein, whose product MSVTELEKHSPADSLANIRLTDADAHIDPPHHFWKEYLPAHLRDLAPVIEEGEEHDWVVFEGKRRPLFILNNQAGRSDRNYKAKGKLAELHQTSTPAQRLADMDRDGVTTAILFGGGPLGTSNSELYIESFRAYNRFLADFCAADPKRLVGVAYLPMRDVNETVSLLREAIALGHRSVNMPAFPQAADGISTSAKAGNIQMAAGAALAGDPSSTDFYWQPVFEPLWREIVDNDIAVTFHLGGRLPRFGEPQHFLPDLLMSKLAMAEPVAMAIFGGLFDRFPTMRWGIIESGVGWMSWATDYMDKTWEKQRFWSGCDIKNPPSHYMDANIWGSFIHDRTGVLNRNLPGGRNIMWSSDYPHSETCWPNSRGSIAHDMQDIPLDDVRQIVDLRARSFFRVD is encoded by the coding sequence ATGTCGGTAACCGAACTGGAAAAGCACAGCCCGGCGGACAGTCTCGCCAACATCCGGCTGACTGACGCCGATGCCCACATCGACCCGCCGCATCATTTCTGGAAGGAATATCTCCCCGCGCACCTGCGCGACCTCGCCCCCGTGATCGAGGAAGGCGAGGAACATGACTGGGTAGTCTTCGAGGGCAAACGCCGGCCGCTGTTCATCCTCAACAACCAGGCAGGACGCTCCGACAGGAACTACAAGGCCAAGGGCAAGCTCGCCGAACTGCACCAGACATCGACCCCGGCACAGCGCCTGGCGGACATGGACCGCGACGGCGTGACCACCGCGATATTGTTCGGCGGCGGTCCGCTCGGCACGTCCAATTCGGAACTCTATATCGAGAGCTTCCGCGCCTATAACCGCTTCCTCGCGGACTTCTGCGCGGCCGATCCCAAGCGCCTGGTCGGCGTCGCCTATCTGCCCATGCGCGACGTGAACGAGACGGTCTCGCTGCTGCGCGAAGCGATCGCGCTGGGACATCGTTCGGTCAACATGCCTGCCTTCCCGCAGGCGGCCGACGGGATTTCGACTTCGGCCAAGGCCGGCAACATCCAGATGGCAGCAGGCGCCGCGCTGGCCGGCGACCCAAGCAGTACCGATTTCTACTGGCAGCCGGTGTTCGAACCGCTTTGGCGCGAGATCGTCGACAACGACATCGCCGTCACCTTCCACCTGGGCGGGCGGCTGCCGCGCTTCGGCGAGCCCCAGCACTTCCTTCCCGATCTGCTGATGAGCAAGCTGGCGATGGCGGAACCCGTTGCCATGGCGATCTTCGGCGGCCTGTTCGACCGCTTCCCGACCATGCGCTGGGGGATCATCGAAAGCGGCGTGGGCTGGATGTCATGGGCAACCGACTACATGGACAAGACCTGGGAAAAGCAGCGTTTCTGGTCGGGCTGCGACATCAAGAACCCGCCGAGCCACTACATGGACGCCAATATCTGGGGCTCGTTCATCCATGACCGCACCGGTGTGCTCAACCGCAATCTGCCCGGCGGACGCAACATCATGTGGTCTTCCGACTATCCGCATTCGGAAACCTGCTGGCCCAATTCGCGCGGCTCCATCGCCCACGACATGCAAGACATACCGTTGGATGACGTGCGCCAGATCGTCGATCTGCGCGCTCGTTCGTTCTTCCGGGTCGACTGA
- a CDS encoding cytochrome P450, which translates to MTVLSEIGPMLVDPKAYADGSIYEAYRWLRRNDPLASIEVEGYQPFRVVTLYSDVQYVSRHNALFHSSPNPTLSPISRMKLVRELTGSTSPIKSLVDMDPPEHGKYRALTSPWFQPGNLKSLEGRIRDIAREMVERMVDARCQCDFARLVAHEFPLQVILEILGLPREDHPVMLRLTQEMFGATDPDVLGNRSATNDSASASDLGAVREMMAYFDKLTEDRRAHPTSDLASVIANARIDGEPMGHLETMGYYVITATAGHDTTSSSIGGAMWALAEHPDQFARLKADMSLLPTMIDEAIRWTTPVKHFMRTATADTEIGGRPVREGERLMLCYGSANRDESVFDDPDTFRLDRKPNRHLAFGYGGHLCLGQYLARIEMRILFEELLPRLSSLALDGEPAMTEAIFVSGPKRLPIRYEIAPPVGAPRVADAEPNCPA; encoded by the coding sequence GTGACAGTTCTTTCTGAAATCGGGCCGATGCTGGTCGACCCGAAGGCATATGCCGACGGCAGCATCTACGAAGCCTATCGGTGGCTGCGCCGCAACGATCCACTCGCCTCCATAGAGGTCGAGGGATACCAACCTTTCCGCGTCGTGACTCTTTATTCCGACGTCCAGTACGTAAGCCGCCACAATGCGCTGTTCCACAGTTCGCCCAATCCCACGCTAAGTCCAATCTCGCGCATGAAGCTGGTCCGGGAACTCACCGGCAGCACTTCCCCGATCAAATCGCTGGTCGACATGGATCCGCCGGAGCACGGCAAGTATCGCGCCTTGACCAGCCCATGGTTCCAGCCCGGCAATCTCAAATCCCTCGAGGGCCGCATAAGGGACATCGCGCGCGAGATGGTCGAGCGGATGGTCGACGCGCGGTGTCAGTGCGATTTCGCCCGGCTCGTGGCGCACGAGTTTCCCTTGCAGGTGATCCTCGAAATCCTTGGCCTGCCCCGGGAAGACCATCCGGTCATGCTCAGGCTGACCCAGGAAATGTTCGGCGCGACCGATCCCGACGTCCTGGGCAATCGCTCCGCGACAAACGACAGCGCATCCGCTTCCGATCTTGGCGCGGTTCGGGAGATGATGGCGTATTTCGACAAGCTGACCGAAGATCGCCGGGCCCACCCGACCTCCGACCTGGCCTCCGTCATCGCCAATGCCCGTATCGACGGCGAACCGATGGGCCATCTAGAGACCATGGGCTATTATGTGATCACGGCGACAGCCGGACACGATACGACATCCTCGTCAATCGGCGGCGCTATGTGGGCGCTGGCCGAGCATCCCGATCAGTTCGCTCGCCTCAAGGCGGACATGAGCCTGCTGCCGACGATGATCGACGAGGCGATCCGCTGGACAACGCCGGTGAAGCATTTCATGCGCACCGCAACCGCCGATACCGAAATCGGGGGCAGGCCCGTCAGGGAAGGCGAGCGGCTGATGCTGTGCTACGGCTCGGCCAATCGCGACGAAAGCGTGTTCGACGATCCGGACACGTTCCGCCTGGATCGAAAACCGAACCGCCACCTCGCCTTCGGATATGGCGGCCACTTGTGCCTTGGCCAGTACCTTGCCCGCATCGAAATGCGCATACTCTTCGAGGAGTTGCTGCCGCGGCTTTCCTCGCTTGCGCTCGACGGCGAGCCGGCGATGACCGAAGCGATATTCGTCAGCGGCCCGAAGCGACTTCCGATCCGCTACGAGATTGCCCCTCCGGTCGGCGCGCCAAGGGTGGCGGACGCGGAGCCGAATTGCCCCGCCTGA
- a CDS encoding cytochrome P450, giving the protein MMDVTAIKAQDYDPFSPEVMRNPLPYYAELRRSDSIFYSAKYDAFFLSRFSDILELLGYTDNTFIASEGTLPVPAALAVHNAGAPALPPTNPFPLSQRLGMPIHGEVRRAHMKPLLPRSVTELRDFVSKRANERLDELIAQRHFDLTREFGGIVSGNVIARLLGMPLELGETVLDLVNAGSLADPVTGGVDTRAAAQKVIALILPWVERRFEAGADGSYPLIDGMIGYRFENEALTPEQVAQQIACAVIGGVETVPKVVAHGLMELNARPEQMAAVRADLKAAVPKLAEEMIRFCAPAQWFMRTAHKPVTIAGQRIEPGQRVFYIAASAARDEREFDEPDEFRWDRPIRRTLAFGHGMHFCIGTHLARMEVQVLVETFLSRVHRFHFDLEESVRLPSSFQWGWNSLSVSIEEAE; this is encoded by the coding sequence ATGATGGATGTCACGGCGATCAAAGCACAGGATTACGATCCCTTTTCGCCCGAAGTAATGCGAAACCCACTGCCCTATTATGCAGAACTTCGCAGATCCGATTCTATATTCTATAGTGCCAAGTACGACGCTTTCTTCCTTTCGCGCTTCAGCGATATTCTCGAACTACTCGGTTATACCGACAACACTTTCATCGCCAGCGAGGGCACCCTTCCCGTGCCTGCCGCGCTCGCGGTCCACAATGCCGGTGCGCCCGCCTTGCCACCCACAAACCCCTTCCCGCTCTCGCAGCGCCTGGGAATGCCGATCCACGGTGAAGTCCGGCGGGCTCACATGAAACCGCTGCTGCCACGGTCCGTCACGGAGCTGCGCGACTTCGTTTCGAAACGCGCCAACGAGCGCCTGGACGAACTCATTGCGCAACGCCACTTCGATCTCACGCGCGAATTTGGGGGTATCGTCTCCGGCAACGTGATCGCCCGCCTCCTGGGAATGCCTCTCGAGCTTGGAGAGACTGTACTCGACCTCGTCAATGCGGGCTCGCTTGCCGATCCAGTCACCGGCGGAGTCGATACTCGCGCGGCTGCGCAGAAGGTGATCGCCTTGATCTTGCCGTGGGTCGAACGGCGTTTCGAGGCTGGCGCCGATGGCAGCTATCCGCTGATCGACGGGATGATAGGCTATCGCTTCGAAAACGAGGCGCTCACGCCCGAACAGGTTGCCCAGCAGATCGCCTGCGCCGTCATCGGCGGGGTCGAAACGGTACCCAAGGTCGTTGCACACGGACTGATGGAACTCAATGCGCGGCCGGAACAGATGGCTGCCGTACGCGCCGATCTGAAGGCCGCCGTACCGAAGCTGGCGGAAGAGATGATCCGCTTTTGCGCGCCAGCACAGTGGTTCATGCGAACGGCCCACAAACCCGTTACGATTGCCGGGCAAAGGATCGAACCGGGACAGCGGGTTTTCTACATCGCCGCCTCAGCCGCGCGTGACGAGCGCGAGTTCGACGAACCTGACGAATTTCGCTGGGACCGACCCATTCGCCGCACCCTGGCGTTCGGCCACGGCATGCATTTCTGCATCGGCACGCATCTGGCGCGCATGGAGGTTCAGGTGCTGGTCGAGACATTCCTGAGCCGCGTGCACCGCTTCCACTTCGACCTCGAAGAATCGGTGCGCCTGCCATCCAGTTTTCAGTGGGGCTGGAACAGCCTTTCCGTTTCGATCGAGGAGGCCGAATGA